Genomic DNA from Oceanispirochaeta sp.:
TTTTTAAGCTGTTCTTCTCTATGCTCTTCAAACAATATTTCATTTGCTTTCTTAATAAGCTGGCCATCAAGGCGTTTCCTAAAATGCACCATGAGTGATGCATCAAAAGGTTCTTCATCTTTGTAAGCCTCCAAACCAATAAAATATTGAAGGTAGGGAGTTTCTCTAATATGTTCGACAACTTCTCTATCAGATATTTGGAATTTTTCCTTAATGATTAAGGCCCCAAGTGCCATTCTTACAGATTTTGCAGGAGCCCCCATTCCCGAACTAGAGAACTTATATTTATAATCTTTTTCTATCTGATCCCATGGCACTTTTTTACTTAAAATAACCCACCTGTTATTTTCATTTAAATGACCACCAAAGGGTAAATAGAAATCTTCCAGTTTTTGCTGCTTTCCGTTATTTTCTCTATACATGCTCATCTCCGGTGCAAGGGTTTTGGGGGTTACCCCCCATTTTATGTGCACTCTCTCAGAGAATTTTACACCTAAATCTTTATATTGTAAATTTATATGATCTATTCAGCAGGCCCTATTTTAAATATCGAACCATCTTCATATACTCTGAATCTGCATAATTCACAGCTTGACCCAAAGCCATTGAGGGAACAACCGAGGCTTTCTTTTCAGTCAGCCATTTCCTGAACTCTTTGAGAATTGGAATTACCCTTTCTCGACGGAGACTGTTAAACGTAACCGTCAATTCAATTTGCAGGGAGCATAATTTTATTGATTTCTTCTGGATCACAGTTCCATGGGGCAAGTGGCTCTATATACTCTGGGTCCGATAGACATGGAGCCTTTTCAAAGACCCATTTCAAATAGGCATAGGGGTTCAGACCGTTGAGCTTTGATGTCTCAATCAGTGAATAGTAGAAACACATAGCATCTGCCCCCTCAGTGCTTCCGGCAAATAGAAAGTTCTTACGACCCATTACAAACGGTTTTACCGTTCGCTCGGCTGCATTATTATCGGGAGTCAAATATGGGCACTCCAGGTATCTTATGATCTTATGCCACTGCCCGAGTGCATAGGAAACAGCTTTTCCAAGATTACTGGACGGCCGGAGCTTTTGACTTTGTTTATCGAGCCAATTTTTTAGATCATCCAGAAGGGGTTTCACCTCTGCTTCCCTCTTAATCAAAAAGTCTTCAGAAGTGAGCTCTTTTTGTCTCAGTCTTTTCTCTGTGCTATAGATTCTTTGTATTTTGTTCATGACTGCGTTGGACTGTTTCAGCCTGTGATCTGCCTTGTAGGCGTCATATATTTCTCTTCTGGCATGAGCTAAACAGCCTAC
This window encodes:
- a CDS encoding transposase, which produces MYRENNGKQQKLEDFYLPFGGHLNENNRWVILSKKVPWDQIEKDYKYKFSSSGMGAPAKSVRMALGALIIKEKFQISDREVVEHIRETPYLQYFIGLEAYKDEEPFDASLMVHFRKRLDGQLIKKANEILFEEHREEQLK
- a CDS encoding transposase, encoding MIQKKSIKLCSLQIELTVTFNSLRRERVIPILKEFRKWLTEKKASVVPSMALGQAVNYADSEYMKMVRYLK